Proteins from one Romboutsia sp. CE17 genomic window:
- a CDS encoding TRAP transporter small permease: METLRKGLDKVLEVICCTLLALMTIFATWQVASRYVFNNPSTVTEELVLICFVWMGLLGGAYVFGKQEHMCMSFLVDKLSEKNHAKFKLFSEIIVILFAALVLVFGGFRMSQLSMGQLSSSLQIPMGYIYLALPLSGILTIFYNILNINDIIKELSTTDTNKNKDTKSA; encoded by the coding sequence ATGGAAACTTTAAGAAAAGGTTTAGATAAAGTTTTAGAAGTAATATGTTGTACACTATTAGCGTTAATGACAATATTTGCTACATGGCAAGTTGCATCAAGATATGTATTTAATAATCCAAGTACTGTAACAGAAGAATTAGTATTAATTTGCTTTGTATGGATGGGATTATTAGGGGGTGCATATGTATTTGGAAAGCAAGAACATATGTGTATGTCGTTTTTAGTAGATAAACTTAGTGAAAAAAATCACGCAAAATTTAAGCTATTTTCTGAAATAATTGTTATATTATTTGCTGCTTTAGTACTTGTATTTGGAGGATTTAGGATGTCTCAATTATCAATGGGGCAATTATCTTCATCATTACAAATACCTATGGGATATATATATTTAGCACTACCTTTATCAGGGATTTTAACTATATTTTATAATATTCTTAATATAAATGATATTATTAAAGAGTTATCAACTACGGATACGAACAAAAATAAAGATACAAAAAGTGCATAA
- a CDS encoding TRAP transporter substrate-binding protein: MKIGKRITTLLLTATIGFGVVGCNKVDGAEKKVKVVRVAHGQNEEHPEHKAMLEFEKYVEEKTNGEIDVQIFPNELLGATAQAVELSQTGAVDLVVAGLGSLESFNKSYTVFNLPYIMDSTEHYHAVMNDEEIMNPVYESTRESGFIGLTWFDAGVRNIYTTKKVVMKPEDLKGLKIRVQTSPSNVKMLQALGASPTPMSFGEVYTGLQQNVIDGAENNELALINNKHGEVAKHYSYNMHAMLPDILIASTSLLEDKLTEEQAKIVMEAASYANEFEVELWEEAAAEAKEKAEAMGVQFYYPDIKPFQEKMKDLHAEYTQDESMKAVYDKIRQKGDEILAKNASVESGK; this comes from the coding sequence ATGAAAATAGGAAAACGTATTACAACTTTATTACTAACTGCAACTATTGGGTTTGGAGTTGTAGGATGTAATAAAGTAGATGGGGCAGAAAAAAAGGTTAAAGTCGTAAGGGTTGCGCATGGTCAAAATGAAGAGCATCCTGAGCATAAAGCAATGTTAGAATTTGAAAAATACGTGGAAGAAAAAACTAATGGGGAAATCGATGTCCAAATATTTCCAAATGAATTACTAGGTGCTACAGCTCAAGCAGTAGAATTATCTCAAACTGGAGCAGTAGACTTAGTAGTAGCAGGGTTAGGATCATTAGAGTCTTTTAACAAATCTTATACAGTATTTAATTTGCCTTACATAATGGATAGCACAGAGCATTATCATGCAGTAATGAATGATGAAGAGATAATGAACCCTGTATATGAATCTACAAGGGAAAGTGGATTTATAGGATTAACTTGGTTTGATGCAGGTGTAAGAAATATATATACAACTAAAAAAGTTGTAATGAAACCAGAAGATTTAAAAGGACTAAAAATAAGGGTTCAGACCAGTCCTTCAAATGTAAAAATGCTTCAAGCATTAGGTGCATCACCAACACCAATGTCGTTTGGTGAAGTTTATACAGGGTTACAACAAAATGTTATAGACGGAGCAGAAAATAATGAATTAGCATTAATAAATAATAAGCATGGAGAGGTTGCAAAACACTATTCTTATAATATGCATGCAATGCTTCCAGATATATTAATCGCAAGTACAAGTTTATTAGAGGATAAATTAACTGAAGAACAAGCTAAAATTGTTATGGAAGCAGCAAGTTATGCAAATGAGTTTGAAGTAGAGTTATGGGAAGAAGCAGCAGCTGAGGCAAAAGAAAAAGCAGAAGCTATGGGAGTTCAGTTCTACTATCCAGATATAAAACCATTCCAAGAAAAGATGAAGGATTTACACGCTGAGTATACTCAAGATGAAAGCATGAAGGCTGTGTATGATAAGATACGTCAAAAGGGAGACGAAATACTAGCTAAAAATGCAAGTGTAGAATCTGGAAAATAA